A window of the Miscanthus floridulus cultivar M001 chromosome 14, ASM1932011v1, whole genome shotgun sequence genome harbors these coding sequences:
- the LOC136502936 gene encoding LOW QUALITY PROTEIN: probable kinase CHARK (The sequence of the model RefSeq protein was modified relative to this genomic sequence to represent the inferred CDS: inserted 1 base in 1 codon): MRLLLALVLFAKSRLRTTGCLASRMLREHWRWVVIPAAWALMSYLILDYTSSQVAEKRWESLASMCDELVRMLQYQVNDNMNSLQALAILISTFHHSKNPSSAIDQMTFARYAERTVFERPLTSGVAYGVRVNCTEREQFERQQGWSIKKMYSSKTKKLSRGPGNAMDAEVREPAEYAPVXFAQDTHKHVISFDLLSGADDSKNVLRARESGKGVLTAPFKLLDNRIGVILTFAVYKYELPSNARPHERIEAAIGYLGGIIYVEALVDKLLHEVAVKQSIMVNVYDTTTYDRPLSMYGSNDTGSGMCHRHVSTLNFSDPSRKHEMHCRFIQSPPWPWMAIMSPIGTLVIALLIATAITSSVGNLVIALLIAKRIARVEDRPVRWLVSGLGAVPSLLFYLRRKVVSVSLLGLMLCILVIGAFDLPFNQSLGIRREDENMMLNKFGWSHGRSLIDTLNGAWAEGGVENSDMISVDLRKMTGNNDSSGQQQHWYSHISSKYQEEATEMQNGTVKPHQPAHVSHKTTVGLWIALVSVIVLVLGIAVWLLLWCNRSKRVQQNELLELPGGIMGPRRFQLRELVAATSNFADENKLGQGGFGPVYKGYLRNQDCHVAIKVLSFQQQSEQGLREFKAEVKVMTQLRHRNIVNLVGWCECDSQQRLLLVYELMAQGSLDKHLYDPEEILTWQQRYRNWLTCLPPSPLQYKIVLDLGNALLYLHRDCEKCIVHGDIKPANVMLDVSYNAKLGDFGLTRLVEHGEEPQTTQVVAGTPGYIDPEFITNRWPRAELDVYSFGVVLLEIACGKRPAWRQPNGASSLLAWVIRLYDQGMILDVADQMLNGEFDRQQMERVLVTGLWCAHRDPIQRPPIEQAMDVLRPADAELPVLRAVHDERHIRAMEEQAYGDLPVGDRSMHAVNTSTYFTSKDSAYLLAEE, encoded by the exons ATGCGCCTCCTGCTGGCGCTTGTGCTGTTTGCTAAGTCGCGGCTGCGGACCACCGGGTGCCTTGCCTCGCGCATGCTCCGGGAGCACTGGCGATGGGTGGTGATTCCGGCGGCCTGGGCGCTCATGTCGTACCTCATCCTCGACTACACGAGCTCCCAGGTCGCCGAGAAGCGCTGGGAGTCGCTCGCCAGCATGTGCGACGAGCTCGTGCGCATGCTCCAGTACCAGGTCAACGACAATATGAACAGCCTCCAGGCGCTCGCCATCCTCATCTCCACCTTCCACCACTCCAAGAACCCCTCCTCTGCCATCGACCAG ATGACGTTCGCGAGGTACGCGGAGAGGACGGTGTTCGAGCGGCCGCTGACGAGCGGGGTGGCGTACGGGGTGCGGGTCAACTGCACCGAGCGGGAGCAGTTCGAGCGCCAGCAAGGATGGAGCATCAAGAAGATGTACTCCTCCAAGACCAAGAAGCTGTCGCGGGGACCAGGGAACGCCATGGACGCGGAGGTGCGGGAGCCGGCGGAGTACGCTCCTG ACTTCGCGCAGGACACCCACAAGCACGTCATCTCCTTCGACTTGCTATCCGGCGCT GACGACAGCAAAAATGTACTTCGAGCTAGAGAATCTGGcaag GGTGTTCTTACTGCTCCTTTTAAGCTTCTCGATAATCGCATCGGAGTGATCTTGACCTTCGCTGTGTACAAGTACGAGCTTCCCTCAAATGCCAGGCCACATGAGCGCATTGAGGCTGCTATAGG CTACTTAGGTGGCATAATTTACGTTGAAGCGCTTGTCGATAAGCTGCTTCACGAGGTCGCGGTCAAGCAATCCATCATGGTGAACGTGTATGATACTACTACGTATGACAGACCACTCAGTATGTATGGTTCGAATGATACAGGGAGTGGCATGTGCCAT CGCCATGTCAGCACACTGAACTTCAGTGACCCATCAAGGAAGCATGAGATGCACTGCAG GTTCATTCAGAGCCCACCTTGGCCGTGGATGGCAATAATGTCACCAATTGGAACTCTTGTGATTGCTTTACTGATTGCAACGGCAATAACGTCATCAGTTGGAAATCTTGTGATTGCTTTACTGATTGCAAAACGCATTGCTAGAGTTGAAgaccggcctgttcgctggttggtttctgggctg ggtgcagTGCCTTCTCTGCTTTTCTACTTGAGAAGAAAGGTAGTGAGCGTCAGCCTTCTTGGATTGATGCTCTGCATTCTTGTCATTGGTGCTTTTGATCTGCCATTCAATCAGAGTTTGGGCATCAGAAGGGAGGATGAGAACATGATGCTTAACAAATTCGGTTGGTCTCATGGTAGGTCGTTGATTGATACACTCAATGGTGCATGGGCTGAAGGTGGTGTGGAGAATAGTGACATGATCAGTGTTGATCTAAGAAAGATGACAGGGAATAATGACAGTTCTGGGCAGCAGCAGCACTGGTATTCACACATCTCAAGCAAATATCAGGAAGAGGCTACAGAGATGCAAAATGGAACAGTCAAACCTCACCAGCCAGCACATGTGTCACACAAAACTACAGTAGGTCTCTGGATTGCCTTAGTTTCAGTTATCGTGCTTGTACTTGGCATTGCTGTATGGCTCCTGCTGTGGTGCAACCGTAGTAAGAGAGTGCAACAAAACGAACTGCTGGAACTCCCCGGAGGAATAATGGGGCCTAGACGATTCCAACTCCGCGAGCTGGTAGCTGCAACGAGCAATTTCGCCGATGAGAACAAGCTCGGCCAGGGAGGGTTTGGCCCTGTGTACAAAGGCTACTTGCGGAACCAGGACTGTCATGTGGCCATCAAGGTGTTGTCTTTTCAACAACAATCTGAGCAAGGGTTGAGGGAGTTCAAGGCAGAGGTGAAAGTCATGACCCAGCTGAGGCACCGAAACATTGTCAACCTTGTCGGCTGGTGCGAGTGCGACAGCCAGCAACGGCTCCTCCTTGTTTATGAGCTTATGGCTCAAGGCAGCCTTGACAAGCATCTCTACGACCCAGAGGAAATCTTAACTTGGCAACAAAGGTATCGAAATTGGCTAACCTGTCTACCTCCATCTCCCTTGCA GTACAAGATTGTACTTGATCTGGGCAACGCTTTGCTCTACCTCCACCGGGACTGTGAGAAATGCATTGTGCACGGAGACATCAAGCCTGCAAATGTAATGCTTGATGTGTCATACAATGCTAAGCTTGGTGACTTTGGGCTAACAAGGCTTGTCGAGCATGGGGAAGAGCCACAAACAACGCAAGTTGTCGCGGGGACACCAGGATATATCGACCCGGAGTTCATAACCAACCGCTGGCCTCGCGCCGAATTGGATGTCTACAGCTTCGGTGTTGTCCTCCTGGAGATCGCTTGTGGCAAGCGGCCGGCATGGAGGCAGCCAAATGGAGCTTCATCGCTACTAGCCTGGGTCATTCGTTTGTATGACCAGGGCATGATTCTTGATGTAGCAGATCAGATGCTGAACGGCGAGTTCGACCGGCAGCAAATGGAGCGCGTGCTCGTTACGGGCCTCTGGTGTGCGCATCGAGACCCGATCCAGCGACCGCCCATCGAGCAAGCTATGGATGTTTTGCGACCTGCAGATGCAGAGTTGCCGGTACTTCGTGCTGTGCATGATGAACGGCACATTCGAGCCATGGAGGAACAGGCTTATGGCGACCTGCCAGTCGGGGATCGTTCTATGCATGCAGTGAACACAAGTACTTACTTTACTTCCAAGGATTCAGCTTATCTGCTTGCAGAAGAATGA
- the LOC136505919 gene encoding pentatricopeptide repeat-containing protein At3g09040, mitochondrial-like, with protein MLRAKASSLMPPASTGASAWIFPQPAIASTAFSALGSGSRAAAVAPAATDPFAIADALAAAAPPSMSTGTRLHASAIKLGVSADTFTANHLLICYARRGRLVSALDVFDETPRRNLVTWTAMVSAAARGGAPDLGLALFSSMVRSGFCPNEFALASALGACCQSVVVADVKLALSLHGFAVKAGLDGNPYVGSSLMLVYAKHGRVAAVERVFAGIASGSRDIACWNAMLEGYVANGRGYDAMRTVALMHRSGMTADMFTYISAVKASLITCDLNFGRQVHGLVIHSVIQSNTSVMNTLMDMYFKAGQKEVAVDIFGKIRCKDTVSWNIMISGLTHDEDERAAADCFVDMSRYGCKPNQVTFSVMLRLSGAKESASLGLQIFGLAYRHGYTDNVLVVNAVINMLSQCGLLSCAYGFFCNLSVRNVVTWNEMIAGYGLHGCSEDAMRLFRSLVCFGARPDEFTFPAVLSAFQQDHDARNQEQIHASVLKQGFASCQFVSTSLIKAKVALGSVLDPLKIIKDAGKMDLVSWGVTISAFVKHDLDKEALFVFNLFRADCPEKPDEFILGTVLNACANAALIRQCRCIHSLVVRTGHSKHFCVSSALVDAYAKCGDITAAKSAFTAVSSVTKDAILYNTMLTAYANHGLIHEVLSLYQDMTQLQLAPTPATFVAVISACSHLGLVEQGKLLFSSMLSAHGMNPTRANYACLIDLLARKGLLEEAKGVIEAMSFQPWPAVWRSLMNGCRIHGNKELSLLAAEQILRMAPNSDGAYVSLSHVYAEDGDWQSAEDTRRKMAQNQVQKAQGYSSVEI; from the coding sequence ATGCTCCGTGCAAAAGCTTCCTCCTTGATGCCACCTGCAAGTACAGGAGCATCAGCATGGATCTTCCCCCAACCCGCCATTGCCTCCACCGCTTTCTCCGCACTCGGCAGCGGCAGCCGCGCTGCGGCCGTCGCTCCCGCCGCCACGGACCCCTTCGCCATCGCGgacgccctcgccgccgccgcgccaccgTCAATGTCCACTGGCACGCGGCTCCACGCGTCCGCCATAAAGCTCGGCGTGTCCGCCGACACGTTCACCGCGAACCACCTCCTCATCTGCTACGCCAGACGCGGGCGCCTCGTCAGCGCGCTGGACGTGTTCGACGAAACGCCGCGCCGCAACCTCGTCACCTGGACGGCCATGGTGTCCGCCGCGGCGCGCGGCGGCGCGCCTGACCTGGGGCTCGCGCTCTTCTCCTCCATGGTCAGGAGCGGGTTCTGCCCCAACGAGTTTGCTCTGGCTAGCGCGCTCGGCGCTTGCTGCCAGTCCGTGGTGGTGGCTGATGTGAAGCTCGCCCTCTCCCTTCACGGCTTCGCCGTCAAAGCTGGACTGGATGGCAATCCGTACGTGGGGAGCTCGCTGATGCTGGTGTACGCCAAGCACGGGCGTGTTGCTGCTGTGGAGCGAGTGTTCGCAGGCATAGCTTCCGGTTCCAGAGACATCGCGTGCTGGAACGCGATGCTGGAGGGCTACGTCGCCAATGGCCGTGGGTATGATGCGATGAGGACAGTGGCTCTGATGCATCGTTCTGGAATGACAGCTGACATGTTCACCTACATTTCGGCTGTGAAGGCTTCCTTGATCACCTGCGACTTGAATTTTGGGCGGCAGGTTCACGGTCTTGTCATCCACAGTGTGATTCAGTCCAACACCTCAGTGATGAACACGCTCATGGATATGTATTTCAAAGCAGGACAGAAGGAAGTTGCCGTTGATATCTTTGGTAAGATTCGGTGCAAGGATACTGTTTCTTGGAACATAATGATATCAGGCCTCACACACGATGAGGACGAGAGAGCAGCTGCGGACTGCTTTGTCGACATGTCACGGTACGGCTGCAAACCTAATCAAGTTACGTTCTCTGTCATGCTGAGGCTGAGTGGTGCTAAAGAGAGCGCCTCCCTCGGTCTTCAGATCTTTGGACTTGCCTACCGCCATGGCTACACTGACAATGTTCTTGTAGTGAATGCAGTCAtcaacatgctctcacagtgtgGGCTGCTCAGCTGTGCTTATGGCTTCTTCTGTAATCTCAGTGTCAGAAATGTTGTGACATGGAACGAGATGATTGCAGGCTACGGTCTGCACGGCTGTTCTGAAGATGCGATGAGGCTCTTCCGCAGCTTGGTTTGCTTCGGAGCAAGACCGGATGAGTTCACCTTTCCAGCTGTTCTGTCTGCCTTCCAACAAGATCATGATGCAAGGAACCAAGAGCAAATCCACGCGAGTGTTCTGAAACAGGGGTTTGCTTCATGCCAGTTCGTGTCAACCTCACTTATCAAAGCAAAAGTAGCCCTTGGCTCAGTTCTAGATCCACTGAAAATCATCAAGGACGCTGGCAAGATGGATTTAGTGTCATGGGGAGTCACCATCTCTGCATTCGTGAAGCATGACTTGGATAAAGAGGCCCTTTTTGTTTTCAACCTGTTCAGAGCTGACTGCCCAGAGAAGCCTGATGAGTTCATCCTCGGTACCGTCCTGAATGCCTGTGCAAACGCTGCGTTGATTAGGCAGTGCAGATGCATCCATTCGCTCGTTGTCAGGACAGGGCACAGCAAGCACTTCTGTGTGTCCAGTGCCTTGGTTGATGCCTATGCAAAATGCGGTGATATAACTGCTGCCAAAAGTGCTTTCACTGCAGTTTCATCGGTGACCAAGGACGCCATACTGTACAACACCATGCTGACAGCTTATGCCAACCATGGTCTGATCCATGAAGTCCTCAGCCTCTACCAAGATATGACACAGCTTCAATTGGCACCAACACCAGCTACGTTCGTTGCTGTCATCTCAGCTTGCAgccatcttgggctagtcgagcaGGGGAAGCTTCTGTTCAGCTCCATGCTGTCTGCGCACGGCATGAATCCGACAAGGGCCAATTACGCATGCCTAATTGACCTCCTAGCGCGAAAAGGGCTCCTCGAAGAAGCCAAAGGCGTTATCGAGGCAATGTCGTTCCAACCGTGGCCTGCAGTATGGAGGTCACTGATGAACGGTTGCCGGATCCATGGGAACAAAGAACTCAGTCTGCTTGCAGCAGAACAGATCCTGAGAATGGCGCCAAACAGTGATGGCGCATATGTGTCGCTGTCGCATGTCTATGCTGAAGATGGAGATTGGCAGTCTGCAGAGGACACCAGGAGGAAGATGGCTCAGAATCAAGTGCAGAAGGCGCAAGGTTACAGCAGTGTTGAGATTTAG
- the LOC136502549 gene encoding uncharacterized protein has translation MNSPSPLMSHSHQGRGSQQIKTPRKICQPTFLVRTYHFRRAMAVAGSDDAPTTGGHHGASVRLHSYRLPTPALTEHLLLDGKPQRSAHCLGEGELPSVWRRRKPSGVDWASVRGTCTEWIANPMNIALVLWLLCVGVSGGMFVLLLLGLLDGAFPAAADRNRWIEINNQVLNALFTLMSLYQHPALCHHLFLLCRWRPADAAELHADYCKHGAAAPRPGDRAHIAVVVVLLHVTVVSQYVLCGLYWGYTRTTRPELAEDSFFVLGIVAPVATAVYTVCSPLGKGDRCHELACSEQALSAATKTNPTSSGHVVVEPEWAGGMLDCDGEAAATGCLSLSCTFCVFGWNMERLGFGNACVHAVTFALLCFAPLWVFGVSALHIHNVVIGDAVGAAGVLLCVGGLLYGGYWRIQMRRRFGLPGSAACCGSKSLTDYARWLFCWPCALAQEVRTASMYHVDGEVFYSKVVDDDDHVDSGQPLLAVSSKHRDVFSAADTVSVSHASPANDHLVVVHDETTMAPPLQVVVVQVEDEGSVVRHGETSSSSVSSSATASEEDDVSLLEAKSNREMVEDVDHSMSSDESWRVEKVKRLINMVTLVSLLILLYTRGIVL, from the coding sequence ATGAACTCACCGTCCCCTCTCATGTCTCATTCGCATCAGGGCAGAGGCTCTCAACAAATTAAAACGCCAAGAAAAATATGCCAGCCCACGTTCTTGGTGCGTACGTACCACTTCCGTCGCGCCATGGCTGTGGCCGGCAGCGACGATGCTCCAACCACCGGAGGCCACCATGGCGCCAGCGTGCGCCTCCACAGCTACAGACTCCCCACACCGGCACTCACCGAGCACCTCCTCCTCGACGGCAAGCCGCAGCGGAGCGCGCACTGCCTCGGAGAAGGAGAGCTCCCCTCCGTCTGGCGCCGCCGGAAGCCCAGCGGcgtcgactgggcctcggtccgCGGGACGTGCACGGAGTGGATCGCGAACCCGATGAACATCGCGCTGGTGCTGTGGCTGCTCTGCGTCGGCGTCTCCGGCGGCATGTTCGTGCTGCTCCTCCTGGGTCTCCTGGACGGCGCGTTCCCGGCGGCGGCGGACAGGAACCGCTGGATCGAGATCAACAACCAGGTCCTCAACGCGCTCTTCACGCTCATGAGCCTGTACCAGCACCCGGCGCTCTGCCACCACCTCTTCCTGCTCTGCCGCTGGcgccccgccgacgccgccgagCTCCACGCCGACTACTGCAAGCACGgagccgccgcgccgcgccctgGGGACCGCGCGcacatcgccgtcgtcgtcgtgctgCTGCATGTCACCGTCGTCTCCCAGTAcgtgctctgcggcctctactgGGGGTACACCAGGACCACGCGCCCGGAGCTCGCCGAGGACAGCTTCTTCGTGCTCGGCATCGTCGCGCCGGTCGCCACCGCCGTGTACACCGTGTGCAGCCCCTTGGGCAAAGGCGACCGGTGCCACGAGCTCGCCTGCTCCGAACAAGCCTTGTCAGCGGCAACAAAGACGAATCCAACGTCAAGTGGCCACGTCGTGGTGGAGCCTGAGTGGGCCGGTGGCATGCTCGACTGCGACGGCGAGGCGGCGGCGACCGGGTGTCTGTCGCTGTCGTGCACGTTCTGCGTGTTCGGGTGGAACATGGAGAGGCTGGGCTTCGGCAACGCGTGCGTGCACGCCGTCACGTTCGCGCTCCTCTGCTTCGCGCCGCTCTGGGTGTTCGGCGTCTCGGCGCTGCACATCCACAACGTCGTCATCGGCGACGCCGTGGGCGCCGCCGGCGTGCTGCTGTGCGTGGGCGGCCTGCTCTACGGCGGGTACTGGAGGATCCAGATGCGGAGACGGTTCGGGCTCCCCGGGAGCGCGGCGTGCTGCGGCTCCAAGTCGCTGACGGACTACGCGCGGTGGCTGTTCTGCTGGCCCTGCGCGCTGGCGCAGGAGGTCCGCACGGCGAGCATGTACCACGTCGACGGCGAGGTTTTCTACTCCAAGGTCGTTGACGATGATGATCACGTCGACAGCGGGCAGCCGTTGCTCGCGGTGTCCTCCAAGCATCGTGACGTTTTCAGTGCTGCGGACACGGTTTCAGTGTCACATGCGTCACCGGCAAATGATCATCTGGTTGTTGTTCATGACGAAACGACCATGGCACCACCTCTTCAGGTCGTGGTTGTGCAGGTGGAAGACGAGGGCAGTGTTGTTCGTCACGGGGAGACGAGCAGTTCTTCTGTTTCGTCATCGGCGACGGCGAGCGAGGAAGATGATGTATCGTTATTGGAGGCGAAGTCGAACCGAGAAATGGTGGAAGATGTTGATCATAGTATGTCGTCTGATGAGAGTTGGAGAGTGGAGAAGGTGAAGAGATTGATCAACATGGTCACCCTGGTGTCTCTGCTCATTCTTTTGTACACCAGGGGGATTGTTCTGTAG